A DNA window from Pyrus communis chromosome 3, drPyrComm1.1, whole genome shotgun sequence contains the following coding sequences:
- the LOC137728522 gene encoding pollen-specific leucine-rich repeat extensin-like protein 3, with translation MKAVYFLLSFLLFSSFSSFSSALTDAEVSSITRRQLLHFHKSDDLRDEKEYEVELNVTFPHTRLRCAYIALQAWKKAIYSDPLKTTENWVGGDVCAYTGVFCAPALDDPKIEVVAGIDINHADIAGYLPVELGLLSDIALFHINTNKFCGVIPEGFARLNLLHELDVSNNQFVGSFPEVVLKIPNLKYLDLRFNDFEGKLPPELFNKELDALFLNNNRFTSTIPDTLGNSPVSVLVVSNNRLEGCIPHTIGKMVNTLNEVIFSNNKFGGCLPNEIGYLSNVTVFDVSSNTFSGIMSKKFEGLQKLEELNIAHNMLTGFVPECLCNLPSLGNFTFSYNYFNGEAKECVPVSQKDVVFEDTSNCLPDRPKQKSAKECQAVVSKPVDCSKAKCGGRPGPSKPSLPTPKLQPPIHSPPPHVQMPPFPAPSGQSPVVPIHPKSPLVHSPPPPPPVHSPPPPVATPPSPASIGQSPVVPIQPKSPLPLRKTPPPLVNSPPPPIHSPPPPVHSPPPPVHLLDSGQHCFRLHNNPNNFGYKKL, from the coding sequence CATTTTCACAAAAGCGATGACCTACGCGATGAAAAAGAATATGAGGTTGAGTTGAACGTAACTTTCCCTCACACCAGGCTTAGATGTGCATACATTGCACTCCAAGCTTGGAAAAAGGCAATTTACTCAGACCCTCTTAAAACAACTGAGAATTGGGTTGGTGGTGATGTTTGTGCTTATACCGGAGTGTTTTGTGCCCCGGCACTTGATGACCCCAAAATAGAGGTTGTGGCCGGCATTGATATCAACCATGCAGACATTGCAGGATACCTTCCGGTCGAATTAGGCCTGCTGAGTGACATTGCATTGTTCCACATCAACACTAACAAGTTTTGTGGTGTCATTCCCGAGGGCTTTGCTAGGTTAAATCTTCTCCACGAGCTTGATGTTAGCAACAACCAATTCGTGGGATCGTTCCCTGAAGTTGTTCTCAAAATTCCCAACCTCAAGTACCTAGACCTCAGGTTTAATGACTTTGAGGGAAAATTGCCTCCTGAGCTTTTCAACAAGGAATTGGATGCTTTGTTCTTAAACAACAACAGGTTCACATCCACCATTCCTGACACACTTGGAAACTCCCCCGTCTCGGTTCTTGTGGTCTCCAACAATCGTCTAGAAGGTTGCATTCCTCACACCATAGGAAAGATGGTGAACACCTTGAATGAGGTCATCTTCTCTAACAACAAGTTTGGTGGGTGTTTGCCTAATGAAATCGGATACCTCTCAAATGTGACGGTGTTTGATGTTAGCTCAAACACATTCAGCGGGATCATGTCAAAAAAATTCGAAGGCCTTCAAAAGTTGGAGGAGTTGAACATTGCACATAACATGCTAACCGGGTTTGTTCCTGAGTGTTTATGCAACTTGCCTAGCTTGGGAAATTTCACATTTTCCTACAACTACTTCAATGGTGAGGCCAAAGAATGTGTGCCGGTTTCTCAGAAGGACGTTGTGTTTGAAGACACAAGCAATTGCTTGCCGGATAGGCCTAAACAGAAGTCAGCAAAAGAATGTCAAGCTGTAGTGAGCAAGCCAGTGGATTGTAGTAAGGCAAAGTGTGGAGGTAGACCAGGACCTTCAAAACCTTCCCTTCCTACGCCAAAACTGCAACCACCTATTCACTCTCCACCACCACATGTACAAATGCCACCATTCCCTGCACCTTCAGGTCAAAGTCCAGTTGTTCCAATTCACCCTAAGTCACCACTGGTTCAttcgccgccaccaccaccaccagtcCATTCTCCTCCACCACCTGTAGCAACACCACCATCACCCGCATCTATAGGGCAAAGTCCCGTTGTTCCAATTCAACCTAAATCACCCCTACCACTAAGGAAAACTCCACCACCATTAGTCAACTCACCCCCACCACCAATTCACTCTCCCCCACCACCAGTGCATTCACCCCCACCACCGGTCCActtgttggatagtggccaacaTTGCTTTCGGCTACACAACAATCCAAACAActttggctataaaaaattataa